In one window of Borrelia anserina Es DNA:
- a CDS encoding PstS family phosphate ABC transporter substrate-binding protein: MQANKILFTILLVFLLSNCTNKGKENVIAIGGSTSTTSIMDEMILRYQKINDQIKVTYDAQGSSVGIKGLFDGIYKMAISSRDATEEEIAQGAKVTVIAYDALIFITSHDVKITNITEEDLVKVLNGSIKNWKQINGPDAKINLINRDSSSGSYSSIKELVLEKILKNPEEAQFRKDSIVVKSNGEVIEKVSLTPYSIGYISFGYARVAIEKGLHTLSINNIYPTKETIIKDKYNIKRKIIAITSSISEDTNTLEFINFMLSPNGQDIVEEQGFIRIHATENN, translated from the coding sequence ATGCAAGCTAACAAAATACTCTTTACCATTTTACTAGTTTTTTTACTTAGCAACTGCACAAACAAAGGCAAAGAAAATGTTATTGCAATTGGTGGGTCTACCTCAACAACCTCTATTATGGATGAAATGATCCTACGATATCAAAAAATAAATGATCAAATTAAAGTAACTTATGATGCCCAAGGAAGTAGTGTTGGTATTAAAGGACTATTTGATGGTATTTATAAAATGGCAATTTCTTCAAGAGACGCAACCGAAGAAGAAATAGCTCAGGGAGCAAAAGTAACAGTTATTGCTTACGACGCTTTAATATTTATTACAAGTCATGATGTCAAGATCACAAATATTACAGAAGAAGACTTAGTAAAAGTACTTAACGGAAGCATCAAGAATTGGAAACAAATTAATGGACCTGATGCTAAAATTAACCTCATAAACAGAGATTCATCATCAGGATCATACTCATCTATTAAAGAACTAGTTCTCGAGAAAATACTAAAAAATCCTGAAGAAGCTCAATTCAGAAAGGATAGTATCGTAGTAAAATCCAATGGCGAAGTAATTGAAAAAGTTAGTCTTACACCCTACTCAATTGGTTACATTAGTTTTGGATATGCAAGAGTTGCAATAGAAAAAGGTCTACATACACTCTCAATAAACAACATATATCCTACAAAAGAAACAATAATAAAGGATAAATATAATATAAAGAGAAAAATAATAGCAATCACAAGCAGTATTTCTGAGGATACAAACACACTTGAATTTATCAACTTTATGCTAAGTCCAAATGGACAAGATATTGTTGAAGAACAAGGGTTCATAAGGATCCATGCAACTGAAAATAATTAA
- the pstA gene encoding phosphate ABC transporter permease PstA, which yields MAYSLITILLFLISYIVYNSLFFTSKKQTLFLDETKHFLPFKSNNKIIKITFIVNNSIKTEEITTQDIYNIYNNKISHWGSISDQSIDIVPIASSQSSLPTKIILQTFTKDNQFNKRYINIVESNEKMIETINKTAGAIGYITKEELEKLDFKKYSEIKSLKIRSMSILVGKKTLKKSENAIINTLGLNEIKKLLIGKTDWNELISKDIKLNIIKCPDYNQNVIQAVEKHEGTIAVVPWHSFYKSNAPFLKLYYMKKSMPLNLNFILSTPRNSGRYGGISYLILNTFYVILLTAIISISIGIATGIMLAEYASNKVLYKTVSMNVDILSSIPAIIFGIFGLIFFVPIFGMGILSGALTSSLMILPMIIKTTEEALKSIPKSYKYASVALGANKTETIIKILLPASSPGILTGIVLAIGRALGETAILLFTMGTNLGLASTLNEPSRSLTVHLLLLFQEGYLDKGFATASILIIMILAINLISKFLINRLYRIK from the coding sequence ATTGCTTATTCTTTGATAACAATACTACTCTTTCTAATATCCTATATCGTATACAATTCATTGTTCTTTACTAGTAAAAAACAAACACTATTTTTAGATGAAACAAAACATTTTTTACCATTTAAATCAAATAATAAAATAATTAAAATCACCTTTATTGTTAATAATAGCATAAAAACAGAAGAAATTACCACTCAAGATATCTATAATATATACAACAATAAAATTTCACATTGGGGAAGCATATCAGATCAAAGTATAGACATAGTTCCAATTGCAAGCTCACAGTCAAGCCTACCCACTAAGATCATACTACAAACTTTCACCAAAGACAATCAGTTCAACAAAAGGTATATAAATATTGTAGAATCAAATGAAAAGATGATAGAAACTATCAATAAAACAGCAGGAGCCATTGGTTACATAACAAAAGAAGAACTCGAAAAATTAGATTTTAAAAAATATTCAGAGATTAAATCCCTAAAAATCAGATCTATGTCTATCTTAGTAGGCAAAAAGACACTAAAAAAAAGTGAAAACGCAATTATTAATACTTTGGGCCTTAATGAGATAAAGAAGTTACTCATAGGAAAGACAGATTGGAATGAATTAATATCTAAAGACATTAAATTGAATATCATAAAATGTCCAGATTACAATCAAAATGTAATACAAGCAGTAGAAAAACACGAAGGAACAATCGCAGTTGTTCCTTGGCATTCTTTCTATAAAAGTAATGCACCCTTTCTTAAATTATATTATATGAAAAAAAGTATGCCTTTAAACCTAAATTTCATACTATCTACTCCAAGAAATTCTGGAAGATATGGAGGAATTTCTTATTTAATCTTAAACACATTCTACGTTATATTACTAACAGCAATAATCTCAATTTCGATAGGAATTGCTACAGGGATAATGCTTGCCGAATATGCCTCAAACAAAGTACTTTATAAAACAGTATCTATGAATGTTGATATCTTATCATCCATTCCTGCTATTATTTTTGGAATCTTTGGACTTATCTTTTTTGTTCCAATTTTTGGCATGGGAATACTTTCTGGAGCATTAACAAGTTCTTTAATGATATTACCAATGATTATTAAAACAACTGAGGAAGCATTAAAATCAATTCCCAAATCATACAAATATGCTTCGGTTGCTCTGGGTGCTAATAAAACAGAAACTATAATTAAAATCTTACTACCCGCCTCTAGCCCAGGTATATTAACAGGAATCGTGCTTGCAATAGGACGTGCTCTTGGAGAAACCGCTATACTCCTTTTTACAATGGGAACAAATTTAGGACTTGCAAGTACTTTAAATGAACCTTCAAGAAGTTTAACTGTACATCTACTCTTACTATTCCAAGAAGGATATTTAGATAAAGGTTTTGCAACAGCATCAATACTCATAATAATGATACTTGCAATAAATTTAATATCAAAATTTTTAATCAATAGACTATATAGGATTAAGTAA
- a CDS encoding ZIP family metal transporter, protein MFKYLGDYLLTLHPIFLGFLGSTFTWFTTAFGAAAVFCFRRVNNKIMDAMLGFSAGIMIAASFFSLIKPAIEMAESLGYVVWIPAVFGFLLGAFFIYIVDVFVPDLDKLTFIDEDLTRHGKKDFLLFTAVTLHNFPEGLAVGVAFGALASSPDIHTLVGAMILTLGIGIQNIPEGAAISLPLRRGNVTLWKCFNYGQMSGLVEIVGGFLGSYAVYTFTRILPFALSFSAGAMIYVSIEQLIPEAKRKDIDNKVPTIFGVIGFSLMMFLDVSLG, encoded by the coding sequence ATGTTTAAATATTTAGGTGATTATTTGTTGACTTTGCATCCTATTTTTTTAGGATTTTTAGGTTCTACTTTTACTTGGTTTACTACAGCTTTTGGAGCTGCTGCTGTTTTTTGTTTCAGAAGAGTAAATAATAAAATAATGGATGCTATGCTTGGTTTTTCAGCAGGCATTATGATTGCTGCTAGTTTTTTTTCACTTATTAAACCAGCAATAGAGATGGCAGAAAGTCTTGGTTATGTTGTATGGATACCAGCAGTTTTTGGGTTTCTTTTGGGAGCATTTTTTATATATATTGTGGATGTATTTGTGCCAGATCTTGATAAGCTAACATTTATTGATGAAGATTTAACAAGACATGGTAAAAAGGATTTTTTGCTTTTTACAGCTGTTACGTTACATAATTTTCCAGAAGGACTTGCTGTTGGGGTTGCTTTTGGTGCTTTAGCTTCTTCTCCTGATATTCATACTTTAGTTGGAGCCATGATTCTTACATTGGGGATTGGTATTCAGAATATTCCAGAAGGTGCAGCAATTTCTTTGCCTTTAAGGCGAGGTAATGTTACTTTATGGAAGTGTTTTAATTATGGTCAGATGTCAGGTTTAGTAGAAATTGTTGGGGGATTTTTGGGGTCTTATGCAGTTTATACTTTTACTAGAATTTTACCCTTTGCTCTATCTTTTTCTGCAGGAGCAATGATTTATGTTTCAATTGAGCAATTGATACCTGAGGCTAAAAGAAAGGATATTGATAATAAAGTCCCAACCATATTTGGAGTGATTGGATTTTCTTTAATGATGTTTCTTGATGTTTCTTTAGGTTAA
- the efp gene encoding elongation factor P, translating to MGTIKSGDIEKGSFLLFKGMPHIVLEREFSKMGRGGSIVRLKLKNLKNKSVIKETLKGSDTVEEIEVLEVSSQYLYKENENLIFMDLETYDQFNVNLKEVANIEDKVLFLQEAEVYSLVKWDDKVIDLKLPSKVAFEVVDAEVAVKGDTVTNAMKNIILHTGLVVKAPLFINVGDKILVNSETKEYAERVKD from the coding sequence ATGGGTACGATTAAATCTGGGGATATTGAAAAAGGTTCTTTTTTACTTTTCAAAGGTATGCCACATATTGTTCTTGAGCGGGAATTTTCGAAGATGGGTAGGGGCGGCTCTATTGTAAGATTGAAGCTTAAAAATCTTAAAAATAAGTCTGTTATTAAGGAAACTTTAAAGGGTTCTGATACAGTAGAAGAAATTGAGGTGTTAGAAGTTAGTTCTCAATACCTTTACAAAGAGAATGAAAATCTTATTTTTATGGATTTGGAAACTTATGATCAATTTAATGTAAACTTAAAAGAGGTTGCAAACATTGAAGATAAAGTTCTATTTTTGCAAGAAGCTGAGGTTTATTCTCTTGTTAAATGGGATGATAAGGTGATTGATCTTAAATTGCCTTCGAAAGTTGCATTTGAAGTTGTAGATGCTGAAGTGGCTGTTAAAGGAGATACTGTAACTAATGCGATGAAGAATATTATCCTTCATACAGGATTAGTTGTAAAAGCACCTCTTTTTATTAATGTTGGAGATAAAATTTTAGTTAATTCTGAAACTAAGGAATATGCTGAGAGAGTTAAAGATTAA
- a CDS encoding coiled-coil domain-containing protein, translating to MTKDLKFKIHKLMLERDKKLVELGKVLKNNNIIELKKLESYTSLKLIEKEISQLKSNLNKAEDNESQLKELHQKVRTYKESKKHILKAYQIKLKKIIEIIINKYPNNLSLILEYKMNFTKSTLENHKYKTTEIIKFNEKINFLKKLSMNIKFMLKDIINKINMAKMAKEFEKKILKEHLFSENLKKLVDEFVGNKDLSKEIIEEYRLMNEIQAEIIKTNNEIKHKNLKDNTKNKNKIEHAINAMQTNKELILKRIAEEFIEMSKTEKGLNKTGTINSLLEVIKNINQQISKLNKNIIKTTKIEEITKMKVKMQQLIKNKESIEIKLNTLNSKIETIQNEIDKLDNQ from the coding sequence ATGACAAAAGATCTTAAATTCAAAATTCACAAACTGATGCTTGAGAGAGATAAAAAATTAGTTGAACTTGGAAAAGTACTCAAAAACAACAATATAATAGAGCTTAAAAAATTAGAATCTTACACATCCCTAAAGCTCATTGAAAAAGAAATATCACAACTTAAATCAAACTTAAACAAAGCAGAAGATAATGAGAGTCAACTAAAAGAATTACATCAAAAGGTAAGAACCTATAAAGAAAGCAAAAAACATATTTTAAAAGCATATCAAATAAAACTGAAAAAAATTATTGAAATAATAATAAATAAATATCCAAATAATTTATCATTAATTCTAGAATACAAAATGAATTTTACCAAATCAACACTTGAAAATCATAAATACAAAACAACAGAAATAATAAAGTTCAATGAAAAAATCAACTTCTTAAAAAAGCTTAGCATGAACATCAAATTCATGCTAAAAGATATAATAAACAAAATAAATATGGCAAAAATGGCAAAAGAATTTGAAAAGAAAATATTAAAAGAACATTTATTCTCAGAAAATTTAAAAAAATTAGTAGACGAATTTGTAGGCAACAAAGATTTAAGCAAAGAAATTATCGAAGAATATAGGTTAATGAATGAAATTCAAGCAGAAATTATAAAAACAAATAATGAAATTAAACATAAAAACCTAAAAGATAATACTAAAAACAAAAATAAAATAGAACATGCTATTAATGCCATGCAGACAAATAAAGAATTAATTTTAAAAAGAATTGCTGAAGAATTTATTGAGATGTCAAAGACAGAAAAGGGATTAAATAAAACCGGAACAATTAATTCATTATTAGAAGTAATAAAAAATATAAATCAACAAATATCTAAATTAAATAAAAATATAATAAAAACAACAAAAATAGAAGAAATTACAAAAATGAAAGTAAAGATGCAACAACTAATAAAAAACAAAGAATCAATAGAGATCAAATTAAACACACTAAATTCAAAAATAGAAACCATACAAAATGAAATTGATAAACTTGACAATCAATAA
- the mutL gene encoding DNA mismatch repair endonuclease MutL, with amino-acid sequence MNKIKFLDKSLVQKIAAGEAIDRPCSILRELLDNAIDSEADKIEVFLEEGGIRRILITDNGSGISKEDLKICYLPHTTSKINEAKDLETIQTLGFRGEALSSISICANLIITSSTTGEDSYQIEVENGIEKYLKKQSAINGTIVDVTNLFHNFPARKRFLKKDSVETKMCLKVFEEKAVTHPNINFKLSINNELRKVYFKESLKDRVQSVYGEIIENNKFGKIEAEYENVKMKIFLSPPNFSRKDRRNIKIFINRRPVEERNLTEAIIDGHSRILTSRNFPICYLFLEIDPRHIDFNIHPQKKEVRFFDLPFLSKQISNNINEFFDREQNEILQDYHNIIIKRQLTNDAHLLYPKDANLKSDFQAYEITQNEASMLNKPQNNKITNIIEDKVKFENYNPIQKDKPSFKKQIQKIFLETSTTPNDSQTPIEKHKLRYMGQLFSEFLVVENDNEVYFIDQHALHEKIIYQSLINSKKTIQKLLVPIEFKVECEDIDKILVSELKEYKKIDIIVTKTKEQTYQLESIPNICNKYENVIIQFLKTRKSKTIDSLEADLYATIACRQAIKRNDIIGFEFSQFLINEFINLKLKYCPHGRKIYHKISKFELEKSVNRK; translated from the coding sequence ATGAATAAAATAAAATTTCTAGATAAAAGTCTAGTACAAAAAATAGCGGCAGGAGAAGCCATAGATAGGCCTTGCTCTATTTTAAGAGAATTACTTGACAATGCAATAGATTCTGAAGCAGATAAAATAGAAGTTTTTCTTGAAGAAGGTGGCATTCGAAGAATACTAATAACAGATAATGGTAGTGGAATAAGCAAGGAAGACTTAAAGATATGTTATCTACCCCACACCACTTCAAAAATAAATGAAGCAAAAGACCTTGAAACAATCCAAACACTAGGTTTTAGAGGCGAAGCCCTTTCAAGTATATCAATTTGTGCAAATCTCATAATAACAAGTTCAACTACAGGAGAAGACAGCTACCAAATTGAAGTTGAAAATGGAATTGAAAAATATCTAAAAAAACAATCAGCAATAAATGGAACAATAGTAGATGTCACAAATCTATTTCACAATTTTCCAGCAAGAAAAAGATTCTTAAAAAAAGATTCTGTTGAGACAAAAATGTGCCTAAAAGTCTTTGAAGAAAAGGCTGTTACTCATCCTAATATTAACTTTAAGCTAAGTATAAACAACGAATTAAGAAAAGTTTACTTTAAAGAAAGCTTAAAAGATAGAGTTCAAAGTGTATATGGAGAAATAATAGAAAATAATAAATTTGGAAAAATAGAAGCTGAATACGAAAATGTCAAAATGAAGATCTTCCTTTCTCCACCCAACTTTTCAAGAAAAGACAGACGCAACATAAAAATATTCATTAATAGAAGACCCGTTGAGGAGAGAAATCTAACTGAAGCAATAATTGACGGGCATAGTAGAATACTAACAAGTAGAAACTTTCCAATATGTTATCTATTTTTAGAAATAGATCCCAGGCATATCGACTTTAATATACACCCTCAAAAAAAAGAAGTAAGATTTTTTGACTTACCATTTCTTTCCAAGCAAATTTCAAACAACATTAACGAATTCTTTGACAGAGAACAAAACGAAATTTTACAAGACTACCATAACATAATAATAAAAAGACAACTAACAAATGATGCCCATCTACTATATCCCAAGGATGCCAACCTAAAATCAGATTTTCAAGCCTACGAAATCACACAAAACGAAGCATCAATGCTAAACAAACCTCAAAACAATAAAATAACAAACATCATAGAAGATAAGGTAAAATTTGAAAATTATAATCCAATTCAAAAAGATAAGCCATCATTCAAGAAACAAATCCAAAAAATTTTTTTAGAAACTTCTACAACACCAAATGATTCCCAAACACCAATAGAAAAACATAAGCTTAGATATATGGGACAACTATTCTCAGAATTCTTAGTAGTAGAAAATGATAATGAAGTCTACTTCATAGATCAACATGCACTCCATGAAAAAATAATATATCAAAGCCTAATAAATTCAAAAAAAACTATTCAAAAACTTTTAGTCCCAATTGAATTTAAAGTAGAATGTGAAGATATAGATAAAATACTAGTAAGTGAACTTAAAGAATATAAAAAAATAGATATTATAGTTACCAAAACAAAGGAACAAACCTATCAACTTGAATCAATTCCAAATATCTGCAATAAATATGAAAATGTTATCATTCAATTTTTAAAGACAAGAAAAAGCAAAACAATTGATTCGCTAGAAGCCGACTTATATGCAACAATTGCATGCAGACAAGCTATTAAACGCAACGACATAATAGGTTTTGAATTTAGTCAATTTTTAATAAATGAATTTATCAACCTTAAACTAAAATATTGTCCACATGGAAGAAAAATTTACCATAAAATATCTAAATTTGAGCTTGAAAAAAGTGTCAACAGAAAATAA
- the pstB gene encoding phosphate ABC transporter ATP-binding protein PstB, with protein sequence MNQDKAIIKTENLNLFYTDFKALNNINISILRNSITALIGPSGCGKSTFLRTLNRMNDLVEGVKIEGKVMYEGKSIYSNNFDVLELRRKIGMVFQTPNPFLMSVYDNISYGPKIHGIKDKKKLDEIVEKSLIKAALWNEVKDKLNSNALSLSGGQQQRLCIARTLAIEPNVILMDEPTSALDPISTGKIEELIINLKESYTIIIVTHNMQQAGRISDRTAFFLNGYIEEESQTDELFFNPKNIKTEEYITGKFG encoded by the coding sequence ATGAATCAAGACAAAGCAATTATTAAAACAGAAAATTTAAACCTATTTTACACAGATTTTAAAGCATTAAATAATATTAATATATCAATATTAAGAAATAGCATTACAGCCTTAATAGGACCATCAGGTTGCGGAAAATCAACATTCCTTAGAACACTTAACAGAATGAATGATCTAGTAGAAGGCGTTAAAATAGAAGGAAAAGTAATGTATGAAGGTAAAAGTATTTACTCCAATAATTTCGATGTTCTAGAACTTAGAAGAAAAATTGGAATGGTTTTCCAAACTCCCAATCCATTCCTAATGTCAGTTTATGACAATATAAGTTACGGACCTAAAATCCACGGAATTAAAGATAAAAAAAAGCTTGATGAAATAGTTGAAAAATCTCTAATAAAAGCCGCACTATGGAATGAAGTAAAAGATAAACTTAATAGCAATGCCTTAAGTCTTTCAGGAGGACAACAACAAAGACTCTGTATTGCAAGAACTTTAGCAATTGAACCAAATGTAATACTAATGGATGAGCCTACTTCCGCTCTTGATCCAATCTCAACAGGTAAAATTGAAGAGTTAATAATAAATTTAAAAGAAAGTTATACAATTATCATAGTAACTCATAATATGCAACAAGCTGGACGTATATCTGATAGAACTGCATTCTTTCTTAATGGTTATATTGAAGAAGAAAGCCAAACAGATGAACTATTCTTCAATCCTAAAAATATTAAGACAGAAGAATACATTACTGGTAAATTCGGCTAA
- a CDS encoding tetratricopeptide repeat protein gives MNKRKNLSILVILIVLLTASFGGFGYYIYKERLNKNNQEIMLNEVKNSVMDRNYKKAHSITKILKEKYPQNTDIAMLENTLSELANNSPFESKDLQRDTANQILDKIQGKEQSIPINNENSEIAFNNKYIKDTIKIENYADRKKDNGIEKEDILDFNQTTVPENLSNKISKIVKQQEANSNSNESTTNRNLFNLKKLKENLNKELNQAKINTNQLNTPKQVINTQKQNEAKPIKKNTDDFRENKTKQINEISIIKKPKTKIESTNIKNTPQNQITETIRSPYNYATKKTLYEILDNINTGNLSLAKERLNKLIKKGLDAKFNKVIDLIDKLKNQEASNLLIKLIKQDIEPNSASTEKAPFKKGLLKQEHPKKTTSPTKDHSIDNQAKVEEAKTYVNQSRQTFTDLNSLKMIASANEENKDFKKAEEIYEKIASITNNEEDHYKVGIMKFKLKKYEESIKAFDKTILLNPKHKKAYTNIGTNLILLNKPKQAIEAFKKAIAIDHNYDTAYYKKGIAEEQSNDKQNSFLSFKKAYEITKNPHYASKAGIIANHLGDFKNGEKYLDKAIASIKEKNDIIFYNLAMAKFENDNLNESLKIINKALNINPEKPEYLYLKASIYLTKENYNEAIPLYNAVILKNPDNITAHINLARAYEKLGNELKAIEVLEKIKNKNHLTALNNLGILYKNKGNYKKAIEIFQQAEANSSLEAKYNLATTLLAIKDNKRAMEKLKEYIKVNPNNPEALHALGIIEYNENGNDKILKEVITKFPNYKKNKTIIKILGK, from the coding sequence ATGAATAAGAGAAAAAATTTATCCATACTAGTAATTTTAATAGTATTACTTACTGCCTCATTTGGAGGCTTTGGTTACTACATATATAAAGAACGACTAAACAAAAATAACCAAGAAATAATGCTAAATGAAGTAAAAAATAGTGTTATGGACAGAAACTATAAAAAAGCACATTCAATAACAAAAATTCTAAAAGAAAAATATCCACAAAATACAGACATTGCAATGCTTGAAAATACTCTCTCAGAACTTGCGAATAACAGTCCTTTTGAATCAAAAGATTTACAAAGAGATACTGCTAATCAGATACTAGATAAAATACAAGGAAAAGAACAATCAATACCTATTAACAATGAAAATTCTGAAATTGCTTTTAATAATAAATATATCAAAGACACTATAAAGATAGAAAATTATGCTGATAGGAAAAAAGATAATGGAATTGAAAAAGAAGACATTCTAGACTTCAATCAAACTACAGTGCCTGAAAACCTAAGCAATAAAATAAGTAAAATAGTAAAACAGCAAGAAGCAAACTCAAACAGCAATGAATCTACTACTAATAGAAATTTATTTAACTTAAAAAAACTAAAAGAGAACCTCAACAAAGAATTAAATCAAGCAAAGATTAACACCAATCAATTAAACACTCCAAAACAAGTCATAAATACACAAAAACAAAATGAGGCCAAACCTATAAAAAAGAATACAGATGACTTTAGAGAAAATAAAACAAAACAAATTAACGAAATCTCTATTATTAAAAAACCAAAGACTAAAATAGAGAGTACAAACATAAAAAATACTCCTCAAAATCAAATAACTGAAACAATAAGGAGCCCTTACAACTATGCAACAAAAAAAACACTCTATGAAATATTAGATAACATTAATACTGGCAATCTTTCTCTCGCCAAAGAAAGACTCAACAAGCTCATTAAAAAGGGCTTGGATGCTAAATTCAATAAGGTCATTGACCTCATTGACAAACTAAAAAACCAAGAAGCATCTAATCTATTAATTAAGTTAATAAAACAAGATATCGAGCCAAATTCAGCTAGCACAGAAAAAGCTCCTTTCAAAAAGGGGCTTTTAAAACAAGAACACCCTAAAAAAACAACTTCTCCTACTAAAGATCATTCAATAGACAATCAAGCCAAAGTAGAAGAAGCTAAAACATATGTAAACCAATCTAGACAAACATTCACAGATTTAAACTCCCTTAAAATGATAGCATCAGCAAATGAGGAAAATAAAGACTTTAAAAAAGCTGAAGAAATTTACGAAAAAATTGCAAGTATTACAAACAATGAAGAAGATCACTACAAAGTTGGCATAATGAAATTTAAACTTAAAAAATATGAAGAATCAATAAAAGCATTTGATAAAACAATATTACTAAATCCAAAGCACAAAAAAGCATATACAAACATAGGAACAAACTTAATATTATTAAACAAACCAAAACAAGCAATTGAAGCTTTCAAAAAGGCAATTGCAATCGACCACAATTACGATACTGCCTACTACAAAAAAGGAATAGCAGAAGAACAAAGCAATGACAAACAAAATTCTTTTTTAAGTTTTAAAAAAGCTTATGAAATTACAAAAAATCCTCACTACGCTTCAAAAGCAGGAATCATAGCAAACCATCTTGGAGATTTTAAAAACGGTGAAAAATACCTAGACAAGGCAATCGCATCGATAAAAGAGAAAAACGATATTATATTTTACAATCTAGCAATGGCAAAATTTGAAAATGATAATCTTAATGAATCATTAAAAATCATCAATAAAGCCCTTAATATAAATCCAGAAAAACCCGAATACTTATATTTAAAAGCCTCTATTTATTTGACTAAAGAAAATTATAATGAAGCAATACCGCTCTACAATGCTGTGATCTTAAAAAACCCCGACAACATTACAGCTCACATCAATTTAGCAAGAGCATATGAAAAGTTAGGTAATGAACTAAAAGCAATTGAGGTTCTTGAAAAAATCAAAAATAAAAATCATTTAACAGCATTAAACAACCTTGGCATACTTTATAAAAACAAAGGAAACTATAAAAAAGCAATAGAAATTTTCCAACAAGCAGAAGCCAACTCAAGTCTTGAAGCAAAATATAATCTTGCAACTACCCTGCTTGCCATTAAAGATAATAAAAGAGCCATGGAAAAGTTAAAAGAATATATCAAAGTCAATCCAAATAACCCAGAAGCTCTACATGCATTAGGCATAATAGAATATAATGAGAATGGAAATGATAAAATACTTAAAGAAGTTATTACCAAATTTCCTAATTATAAAAAAAATAAAACAATAATAAAAATACTAGGTAAATGA
- the pstC gene encoding phosphate ABC transporter permease subunit PstC, which produces MKLTLKTKRNIVRLTFNCFIFTSAAISTLIILLLILFIIKSGISPLLHNRIKIFNFLFSTNWDPTSKLQKSYGILSFIINSALTTFFSVLIALPIGLGFAIYLSEKTKGIYQKTLQTITELLAGIPSVVYGFFGSTFIAALIKNIFIREDNLGYNLITSVIVLSIMILPTIISVSYTSLKAVPKSYKLASLALAATEWQTIYKVMIPSARRGILAGVILAIGRAIGETIAVLMVGGGSPLFIKNIFSPIRTLTVNIAIDIGYASGTHKESLFSTALVLLVLVIIINSIKHFILSSSKRLKIK; this is translated from the coding sequence ATGAAATTAACCTTAAAGACAAAACGAAATATTGTGAGATTGACTTTCAACTGTTTTATCTTCACATCCGCAGCAATTAGTACTTTGATAATATTATTATTAATCTTATTTATTATTAAAAGTGGAATATCACCTCTACTGCATAATAGAATTAAAATTTTTAATTTCCTATTCAGTACAAACTGGGATCCTACTAGTAAGTTACAAAAATCTTACGGCATTTTATCTTTCATTATAAACTCAGCTTTAACAACATTCTTCTCTGTTCTAATTGCATTACCAATTGGACTTGGATTCGCAATTTACCTGTCTGAAAAAACCAAAGGCATTTATCAAAAAACATTACAAACTATAACAGAACTCTTAGCAGGAATCCCAAGCGTAGTATATGGATTTTTTGGAAGTACATTTATAGCTGCCCTTATAAAGAATATTTTTATAAGAGAAGATAACTTAGGTTATAATTTAATAACCTCAGTAATAGTTTTAAGCATAATGATACTCCCAACAATAATTAGTGTCTCATACACATCACTTAAAGCTGTCCCAAAATCATACAAACTCGCCTCACTTGCACTAGCTGCAACAGAATGGCAAACAATATATAAAGTAATGATTCCTTCAGCTAGAAGAGGCATTTTAGCAGGAGTAATACTAGCAATTGGAAGAGCTATTGGCGAGACAATAGCAGTTTTAATGGTTGGTGGTGGTTCACCTCTATTTATAAAAAATATATTCTCACCCATTAGAACACTAACAGTAAATATTGCAATAGATATAGGATATGCATCTGGAACTCACAAAGAATCCTTATTCTCTACAGCCCTGGTCTTGCTAGTATTAGTAATAATAATAAATTCAATTAAACATTTTATTCTATCTTCATCTAAAAGGCTAAAAATCAAGTGA